Within Dysosmobacter sp. Marseille-Q4140, the genomic segment GGAGGCCGTGCGCACCATGGACGCCATCGCCCTGCGGACGGAGGCTCAGATCGACTACACCAAGCGGATGAAGCGCCAGGGCGGCTCCAGCCGCCTGTCCATTGCCGCGGCCACGGCCCACGCCGCCTGCACCACCGCCGCCGACATCGGCGCCGACGCGGTCATCACCGTCAGCCAGCGGGGCACCACCGCCCAGATGGTCAGCCGCTTCCGCCCCGCCACCACTGTGGTGGCCTGCCTGCTGGATGAGCAGGTCCGCCGCCAGATGTCTCTGTACTTCGGCGTGGTGCCGCTGATGATGCCCTACGCCAGCAACACCGACGAGCTGGTGGAATTCGCCGTCCGCGCCGCCGAGAAGGCGGATCTGGTCCACCAGGGCGATCTGGTGGTGGTCACCGCCGGCGTGCCGGTGGGCGTGGCCGGCACCACCAACATGATCCGGGTCCATCTGGTGGGCGGCTTCCTGCTCAACGGTGTGGGCATCGGCACCAAGAACGCCTCCGGCCCTCTGTGCGTGTGCCGGTCCCAGGAGGACGTGGCCGCCAAGTTCCACCCCGGCGACGTGCTGGCAGTGCCTTACACCACCAACGACCTGCTGCCCTGGCTGCGGCAGGCGGCGGCGGTGATCAGCGAGGAGTCCGGCGTCAACAGCCACGCCGCCACCGTGGGATTGACCCTGGATAAGCCGGTGATTGTGGGCGCCACCGGCGCCACCCAGCGGCTCCAGGACGGCATCATGGTCTCTGTGGACTGCGCCCGGGGCGTGGTCCAGACCCTGCCCCAGTGAGCCCGCCGTCACCCTTTTCCCTCTGCCGCATATTCTGAAACGAGCAGGGGAGCTCCGTTTTCCGGGGCTCCCCTGCTATTTTTTCAGGAGGTGTTTCCCATGTGCGGGATTGCGGGAGAAATCGACTACACGCGGGACCTGCGGACGCAGGCGGAGGTCATCGAGGCCATGCAGGCGGCGCTGCGGCGGCGGGGCCCGGACCAGGAGGGGCTGTACCGCTCCCCCCACGCCCTGCTGGCCCACACCCGGCTGTGCGTAGTGGACCGGGAGGGCGGCCGCCAGCCCATGGGCGGAGAGGGGCCGGCAGGGCCCTGCCGGCTGGTCTACAACGGAGAGCTGTATAACACGGAAGATCTGCGCCGGGAGCTGACGGACCGGGGCTGGACCTTTCAGGGCCGCTCCGACACGGAGGTGGTGCTCAAATCCTATCTGGAGTGGGGCGAGGCCTGCCCTGAGCGGTTCAACGGCATTTTCGCCTTCGCCGTGTGGGAGGAGGACGGGGAGACGCTGTTCCTGGCCCGGGACCGGATGGGGGTGAAGCCCCTGTTCTTCTCCCTGCTCCCCGACGGAGGACTGGTGTTCGCCTCGGAGCTGAAGGCCCTGGTACGCCATCCGGCGGTGCCGCCGGAGCTGGGCCGGGAGGGAGCGGCGGAGCTTCTTCTCCTGGGCCCCGGCCGGACACCGGGCTGCGGCGTGTTCCGCAATGTCCGGGAGCTGCTGCCGGGCCAGTGCGGCACCTTCTCCCGCCGGGGGCTGCATCTGCGGCGGTACTGGTCCCTCCGGGCGGAGCCCCATACGGAGGATGAGGCCCAAACCGTGGCCCACGTGCGCTTTCTGGTGGAGGACGCCATCCGCCGCCAGCTGGTGTCCGACGTGCCGGTGGGCACCTTCCTCTCCGGCGGGCTGGACTCCAGCATCATCAGCGCCGTGGCCTCCAGGGCCCTGGGCGAGCGGGGCGAGGAACTGCGGACCTTCTCCGTGGACTACCGGGACAACGGCCGCTATTTCACCGCCGGGCACTTCCAGCCCTCTCAGGACGGACCCTACATCCAGACCATGGTGGATTTCCTGGGCTGCCGTCACACCGCCGCGGTGCTGGACCCGGCCCAGGTGGCCGGCGCCCTGGATGAGGCCGCCCAGGCCCGGGACCTGCCGGGCATGGCGGATATCGACGCCTCGCTGCTGCTGTTCTGCCGCAGGGTCCGCCGGGATGTGACGGTGGCCCTGTCCGGCGAGTGCGCCGACGAGATCTTCGGCGGCTACCCCTGGTTCCGGGATCCTCCGGCCGCCGGGGAGTTCCCCTGGGCCCGGTCCACCGCCTGGCGGACCTCCTTCCTCTCGCCGGAGTGGGCGGAGGGGCTGGATGCGGAGGAATTCGTCCGCGCCCGCTGCCGGTCCCCCCTGGCCCAGGCGGACTGCCTGCCAGAGGACGGTCCAGCCCGGCGCCGGGCCCGGCAGCTGATGCATCTAAACATGAACTGGTTCATGCAGACCCTGCTGGACCGGAAGGACCGGATGAGCATGTGGAGCGCCCTGGAGGTCCGGGTCCCCTTCTGCGACTGGCGGATCGCCCAGTACCTTTACAACGTCCCGCCGGAGCTGCGGGACCTGGGCGGCCAGGAAAAGGGGCTGTTGCGCGCCGCGGCGGCGCCGTGGCTGCCCCGGGAGGTGCTGGAGCGGAAGAAGAGCCCCTATCCCAAGACTGTCCACCCCCTGTATCTGGAGCTGGTATCCGGGCAGCTGCGGAAGGTGCTGGCGGACAATACCTCTCCCCTGCTGGACCTGGTGCGGCGGGAGGCTCTGGAAGCCCTGCTGGTCCGCCGGGACGCCCAGCCCTGGTACGGCCAGCTGATGACCACCCCCCAGACCATCGCCTACTTTCTCCAGCTGGACCACTGGCTACGGACCTATCAGGTGCGGCTGGTATGAGCAAAAAAGCGCGCGGCTTTCGCCGCGCGCTTGTCCTTTGCTCCTGTATCCGCCTCATGCCTGGGCGTGGGCCGGCGCCGGCAGAGGCAGGATGTTCTCCCTGCGGTAGATCTCCCGCAGCTGCCGCCCCACGGCTTCCAGACTCCGCTCCTCGGCCACGGCCCGTCCCGCCGCCGTCAGGTCCGGCAGAGAGCCGGAGAGGATGCCCTCCAGCGTCCGCCGGAACCCCTCCTGATCGGCGGACTTGTAGACGTTTTTCCTGTCCTCCAGCCAGCCGTTGTACACCGGGATATCCCGCAGCACCGTCGGGATCCCGCAGGCCAGGGCCTCCAGCACCACGATGCCCTCCGTCTCCTCGTGGCTGAGGAAGGCAAAGGCATCGGCGCCGCAGTAGGCCTCCCGCAGCTCCTCCCGGCCCACGTAGCCGGGGAACTCCAGATTCTCCGGCGCCGTGTCCAGCACCTGCCGGATCTCGGCGGGCACCAGGCGGGGGTCCGTCCAGCCGTACCAGATAAAGCGGACGTCCGGCATCCGCCGGGCCAGATCCGCAAACTCCGGCAGGCCCTTGCGGGCGATGAGATGGCCCACGGAGACCACGGCCTTCTCACCGTCCCGCAGACCGCGGCGGCGCCGGAACGCCTCCCGCAGGCCCGGGTCTGGTGCAAAGAAGTCCGTGTCCACGCCGTTGGAGATGGCGTAGACCGGGCGCCTCAGCCCATAGCTCTCCAGCAGGGAGCGGGAGTACTCCGTGGGGGTCAGCACCACGTCCCCCAGCCCGTAGCAGAAGGTGATCCACCGCCGGAACAGAGGGGCCAGGGCGTCAGAGCCCCGGAAGGAGCGGCGGAAATCCTCCATGGTGGAGTGGCCGTAGCAGACCACCTTCCGCCCCGTCAGCCGAGCCCAGAGCACCGCCGGCAGGATGTCCGGCAGCACCGTGTTGATATGGACGGCCCAGGTATCGCTGCTCCAGCGGTCCGTAGTCTCCACGCCCGCCCGGCGCAGCACCTCCCGCTGATGGCGGATGGCCTGGCCCACGCCGCTTTTGGCCACCAGGCGCTCACCGCCGCTGTATATGCAGATCCGCATATCGTGCCTCCTTTTATCCGTTTCGTTCTCTCAGGCCAACATGGCCGTCACATGCTGCCATGCCACCGTCAGCCCCAGGCTGTACAGGGCGATGGCAAAGGGCTTGCCCAGCAGGATGATGGCGGTGAAGCGCCGCCAGCTCATCTCCGTGGTGCCCGCCAGGTAGCAAAGGAAATCGTCCGGCGCCACCGGCAGGAAGATGGCCCAGGCGAACATCTTGGAAAAGCGGCCCCGGTCCTCGGTCCAGGCGCTGTATTTTTGAATGGTCTTTTCGGAAAACAGCAGGCTCAGCAGGGGCTTGCCGCAGTTGCGGGCAATGGCGAAGGCCAGCAGGGACCCCACGCAGATGCCGATGTAATTATAAAAAAAGCCGT encodes:
- a CDS encoding TVP38/TMEM64 family protein, whose product is MTKSVERTALRAASLCGLVICVVTAVWAWRMGFLTSQERLQALVAGCGAAGALVFVAFQAVQVVVPILPGGLGCLAGVLLFGAVNGFFYNYIGICVGSLLAFAIARNCGKPLLSLLFSEKTIQKYSAWTEDRGRFSKMFAWAIFLPVAPDDFLCYLAGTTEMSWRRFTAIILLGKPFAIALYSLGLTVAWQHVTAMLA
- a CDS encoding glycosyltransferase — translated: MRICIYSGGERLVAKSGVGQAIRHQREVLRRAGVETTDRWSSDTWAVHINTVLPDILPAVLWARLTGRKVVCYGHSTMEDFRRSFRGSDALAPLFRRWITFCYGLGDVVLTPTEYSRSLLESYGLRRPVYAISNGVDTDFFAPDPGLREAFRRRRGLRDGEKAVVSVGHLIARKGLPEFADLARRMPDVRFIWYGWTDPRLVPAEIRQVLDTAPENLEFPGYVGREELREAYCGADAFAFLSHEETEGIVVLEALACGIPTVLRDIPVYNGWLEDRKNVYKSADQEGFRRTLEGILSGSLPDLTAAGRAVAEERSLEAVGRQLREIYRRENILPLPAPAHAQA
- the asnB gene encoding asparagine synthase (glutamine-hydrolyzing), with product MCGIAGEIDYTRDLRTQAEVIEAMQAALRRRGPDQEGLYRSPHALLAHTRLCVVDREGGRQPMGGEGPAGPCRLVYNGELYNTEDLRRELTDRGWTFQGRSDTEVVLKSYLEWGEACPERFNGIFAFAVWEEDGETLFLARDRMGVKPLFFSLLPDGGLVFASELKALVRHPAVPPELGREGAAELLLLGPGRTPGCGVFRNVRELLPGQCGTFSRRGLHLRRYWSLRAEPHTEDEAQTVAHVRFLVEDAIRRQLVSDVPVGTFLSGGLDSSIISAVASRALGERGEELRTFSVDYRDNGRYFTAGHFQPSQDGPYIQTMVDFLGCRHTAAVLDPAQVAGALDEAAQARDLPGMADIDASLLLFCRRVRRDVTVALSGECADEIFGGYPWFRDPPAAGEFPWARSTAWRTSFLSPEWAEGLDAEEFVRARCRSPLAQADCLPEDGPARRRARQLMHLNMNWFMQTLLDRKDRMSMWSALEVRVPFCDWRIAQYLYNVPPELRDLGGQEKGLLRAAAAPWLPREVLERKKSPYPKTVHPLYLELVSGQLRKVLADNTSPLLDLVRREALEALLVRRDAQPWYGQLMTTPQTIAYFLQLDHWLRTYQVRLV